CCGCTCCATCCACAGCTGGACTTCGGCATTGAGCGCCTGCGGGCTACGCTCCCCGGGCCAGATGGCGTCGCCCACCACCACCTGGATGGTGCCCGGGCGCTTGCCGAACTGGACCCGTGCCCAGAAGTCACCGGCGTTGTGCACCATGGGCACGATGGGGACGCCGGCCTCCCGCGCCAGCAGGGCGCCGCCCATGCCGTAACGCCGGGTCTTGCCGGGCTTCATTCGGTGACCTTCGGGAAAGATCATCACGTAATTGCCTTCGGCGAATTTCTCCTGGCCCTGGCTGACCAGTTGCTCCACGGCACGGCGCCCCCCCCGCCGGTCGATGGCGATGGGGCGCATGAAAAACATGCCCCAGCCGAACACCGGGATGCGCAGGATCTCGCGCTTCAGAACCCAGGATTGCTGCACCCGGAAGACAGCCATCTGTGCCAGGGTTTCCCAGGTGGATTCGTGCTTCATGTAGATCACGCAGGGCTGCTCGGGCAATTGCCCGCGCCATTCCACGCTGTAGTCCAGGCGGCAGACGTGTTTCAGTACC
Above is a genomic segment from Natronospira bacteriovora containing:
- a CDS encoding lysophospholipid acyltransferase family protein; protein product: MIYLRSALFNTFMMLSVPLWVAALFLVLPFGYRARLGIASSWARTNLWVLKHVCRLDYSVEWRGQLPEQPCVIYMKHESTWETLAQMAVFRVQQSWVLKREILRIPVFGWGMFFMRPIAIDRRGGRRAVEQLVSQGQEKFAEGNYVMIFPEGHRMKPGKTRRYGMGGALLAREAGVPIVPMVHNAGDFWARVQFGKRPGTIQVVVGDAIWPGERSPQALNAEVQLWMERELRRISPNRDYEYARAEDAVDAAQRHGRWKR